A window from Rhea pennata isolate bPtePen1 chromosome 1, bPtePen1.pri, whole genome shotgun sequence encodes these proteins:
- the RPL18A gene encoding large ribosomal subunit protein eL20: MKASGTLREYKVVGRCLPTPKCRTPPLYRMRIFAPNHVVAKSRFWYFVSQLKKMKKSSGEIVYCGQVYEKSPLRVKNFGIWLRYDSRSGTHNMYREYRDLTTAGAVTQCYRDMGARHRARAHSIQIMKVEEIAASKCRRPAVKQFHDSKIKFPLPHRVLRRQHKPRFTTKRPNTFF; encoded by the exons ATGAAGGCGTCGGGCACC ctgcggGAGTACAAGGTGGTCGGGCGCTGCCTGCCCACGCCGAAATGCCGGACGCCGCCTCTCTATCGGATGCGGATCTTTGCCCCCAACCATGTTGTCGCCAAGTCCCGATTCTGGTACTTCGTTTCTCAgctgaagaagatgaagaagtcATCTGGAGAGATTGTGTACTGTGGCCAG GTTTATGAAAAGTCCCCTCTGCGGGTAAAAAATTTTGGTATTTGGCTACGCTATGATTCTCGTAGTGGAACCCACAACATGTACAGAGAGTACAGGGATTTGACCACTGCTGGTGCTGTCACTCAGTGCT ACCGTGATATGGGAGCCCGTCATCGTGCCCGTGCTCACTCTATTCAGATCATGAAAGTTGAGGAAATTGCTGCTAGCAAGTGCCGTAGACCAGCAGTCAAGCAGTTCCAT GATTCTAAAATCAAGTTTCCTCTGCCACACAGAGTTCTGCGTCGTCAGCACAAACCACGTTTCACCACCAAGAGACCAAATACATTCTTTTAA